One Mucilaginibacter ginkgonis genomic region harbors:
- a CDS encoding NUDIX domain-containing protein — MKQSAGILVYRHEHKELQVFLVHPGGPFWAKKDNGAWSVPKGEFLSDEDPLAAAKREFKEETGQPINGEFKQLTPVRLASGKIVHCWAVEGDVDADNIVSNVFDIEWPPRSGKKISIPEVDRAEWFDMETAKLKINKAQVGFIVELISFLNEI, encoded by the coding sequence ATGAAGCAAAGCGCCGGAATATTAGTCTATCGACATGAGCATAAAGAACTTCAGGTTTTCCTGGTGCATCCCGGCGGACCGTTTTGGGCGAAAAAGGATAATGGCGCCTGGTCTGTGCCAAAGGGCGAATTTTTAAGTGACGAGGATCCGCTTGCTGCTGCCAAACGCGAATTTAAAGAAGAAACCGGTCAGCCTATTAATGGCGAATTTAAGCAACTAACGCCCGTAAGATTAGCGAGCGGCAAGATCGTGCATTGCTGGGCAGTTGAAGGCGATGTTGATGCGGATAACATTGTCAGCAATGTTTTTGACATCGAATGGCCGCCGCGCTCCGGTAAAAAGATCTCCATTCCGGAAGTTGACCGTGCCGAATGGTTTGATATGGAAACTGCTAAATTAAAAATCAATAAAGCACAGGTAGGGTTTATAGTTGAGCTGATCAGTTTCTTGAATGAGATTTAA
- a CDS encoding riboflavin synthase, giving the protein MFTGIIETLGTVTDLYKDQGNLHITVESRLDDLKIDQSVAHNGVCLTVVAIADGLHTVTAIEETLNKTNLGSIAIGDELNLERCMQMNARLDGHIVQGHVDQTAICKNVEELDGSWSYTFEYDAAIGNITVEKGSICVNGISLTVVNSQANSFSVAIIPYTYEHTNLHNIKAGDTVNLEFDIIGKYVARLMQR; this is encoded by the coding sequence ATGTTTACCGGAATAATTGAAACCCTTGGCACTGTGACAGACCTTTATAAGGACCAAGGCAATCTGCACATCACAGTTGAATCGAGGCTTGACGATCTGAAGATAGACCAGTCTGTCGCACATAACGGGGTTTGCCTAACCGTAGTGGCCATTGCGGATGGTTTGCATACCGTTACCGCTATTGAAGAAACGCTGAATAAAACTAACCTGGGCAGCATCGCTATCGGCGATGAGTTAAACCTGGAACGTTGTATGCAAATGAATGCCCGACTGGACGGACACATCGTTCAGGGGCATGTTGATCAGACGGCTATCTGTAAGAACGTTGAAGAATTAGACGGAAGCTGGAGCTATACATTTGAGTATGACGCAGCTATTGGTAATATTACGGTGGAGAAAGGCTCTATTTGTGTAAACGGTATCAGCCTGACGGTGGTCAATTCGCAAGCCAACTCATTTTCTGTAGCGATAATCCCTTATACCTATGAGCATACCAACCTGCATAACATTAAGGCAGGCGACACCGTAAACCTGGAGTTTGATATTATTGGTAAGTACGTAGCCAGGTTGATGCAGCGGTAA